The window AAAGGTCTGTTTTTATATGGAAATCTACGTGGCCGATGAATATTAAGTCGGTCAATAATGTTTATCTCTTTATTGCGTCATCTATACACACTCTGTTGCTTAAGAGGCCTGTATACTAtagtaaataactaaatatagaAGGAAATTTTTATAGAgtagaaataaattataatctcaacaatgattttataattattgtACAACATTTTAGCTTTTGAATATGTGTCaggttaaaaataaaagatgatGCACAAATGCTATGGGATACAAACTATATTAACCTATCAAATCTGAGGTTAGcaccttttattttctttaacacTTTCATATTTATGTcttctatttattttataaaaatagcctattgataataattttatgtataaaaatattttataaataaataatcttcGATTGTTAACTAAATTTGACCAAAAGctgataaaacaaaaactacatTTGACCAAATAAACTAAGCGAAGTATCGATGAATTTACTGTACGTACCGGGTTCTTGGTCACGGCTGACCTAATCAGGTATTAGCCATCACGAGTGAGAGACCAGTTCAAAGTCAAAAACCAGAAAATAAACTGGCAAACCCAAAAATAGATGAGATTTTagctaatataaaaaaataaattaaataaaaaagggCCTTACCTTTCCCGTGGAGCTGGCTTATGTGTTGGCTACGAGCCACGAGACGTGTGGGGCACGTCTTAAACCGAACGCGTACACGCCTAATTACGGTTTTATCGGTACTAATCTTTCCATGATTTATCGAATATTTTCGATTAATTATCATTATCTCACTAGCATGGTCTCAATGATTAGTTAATCCTTACCGCATGACAACAATCACTAACTAATCATTTAATGAATTTCTCAGAAAATACTTAGAATAACTCGTTAATATTCGTCAAATGAAAGAAACACCTGGATGCCTCGAGAATACGTAGGAATGTTGAGCTAACTTCAGTGGAGTTGAGTGTAGGTGAGGACAAAGATCGTCTGTGGCGTGCCGTACCGTGTTAGCAACTAAAAGGCGGCGTGTTTATAGGACACGTGGTAGTTCCGTTACACTTGTAGGCCGATGTCACTTTTCTTGTTATACCCAACAAGCAAAAATAGTGGACGTGATTTATCCAAACGCGTTGGCGGAAACGTCACGTGGCGGCGTTTAAACGTGTCAAATTCATGTGAAGACAAACAATCATAGACATTTTAAGACGCTTTCTCTTATTctaatcatcttctcctttGCTTTGTAATAACGTGAAGTGTAATGGGACCTTACGTGGCTGTGCAGTACTGCTGGACTGCTGTTTCCGTTGGTTTCAGTGTTAGCCGCGACATAAAAGTCAGACAGTACTGTCTCTTTGTCGCCACTCCCGACCTTCTTTTGTTTACTGAAGTAAAGTGTGAATATGATTTAAAAACACTGAACAAAGCCTGCATTCAAAAAGCTCAATGTTATACTTCAAGACTGTTTCCAGTGTTGGAAAAAAATGACATTTTGGGGATGTATAGTGTTTAATTTTGCTTTGGTGCTAGTTTAAACCAGTTTGAACTATAACATGTTCCCAACCATACCTCTTACATCAGTTTGCAATTTCTAATATTTGAATGTTTACAGCGTATGTTGTTAGCTTTGTTGAAAGAAAGGTTGCAATCACAGGCTGCTTAGGCTAAGAAGTACTTTTCCTCATATTTGTACTTGTTCTCAGATATGGTTTCAGATGTCATCTGAAATTAGAGGCTGGAAGATAAATTGTTTACCCTGTAAATGCCATCGTCTTCCATCCAATGTGAGTTCCTCATCTTAGCAGAAGGAGTCCAACTGTTTCCTAGGTTTCTATCTACATTTACTACTCTTTTTCAGTCCACCTAAATAAGGGAGGAGGCCATTTAGAATCAGTTGAAAGCTAGTTGGAGGTAACTTGGATGCTAATATGCAATGTTTGTAAAACAAAATCTCtaactattttgtttttgtttctattatatttgaaatatcaTAGACTAAACTAGACAAAGGTTTACTTATGCTTTGTCTGTGAGAGAGAGGAGATAATGGGAACAATTTTAATGCGTAGACACACTGCCCTGAATAATCATCCGAATATGATATTGCACTTATGGCACCTTTGCAACCGGAGGCTGTGACAGTTTTGTGAACATTTGGGATggtaacaacaacaagaagctgtATCAGGTTTAGTAAATGACTTGAAAGCTTTTTGGTTTCACTATCTGAAAATGTTTCTTAGTGTGACACAAAAGTGTATTATAATGTTATATGCTCCTTGTTTCATTTGAAGTATTCGTTAATAAAATTGAAGTGCAACCCATCCAAAGCATATCTAAATCATGAAATGTAGtaaggaagaaacagaagcATCCTCGACACATGGTGGGTTTTATCTTTGCAAAGAGTGTCCCTAAGTATGAACTTTTAatccttttttttattgtacGAAGTAGAAGTAAATACTGATGATATATTATTACCTAAGAGATACTATTAGATTAATGTGAgcgaaatatattaaaacacctTGTATGGAATATGCTATAAAGGTTTTGTAATCAAATTAACTTTGCAAAGAATCAATACTTCTTACATATGAATGAGTGATCACAAACTGACAACACTTAAATGAAGTTTCTACACTTGAACAGACTTGCAATGCTTATAACAAAGTTTCTacctaataaaatattctttgtTAATACGATTGAATTCTATCTCTTGTAGCAGCAGCCTCACGTCTTTTGACTCCAACTCTTTTTCATCGGCGACTCTGAAGAACTCACAGTGAACTTCTTTAAGTAACTTCAAAACATTAGCCAATCCACCGTTGCCTTCACTTTCGTCTATCTTCTCCTCAGAGTATGGCTTTGAGTGTCGGCTGTTGTTCATCCTGAAATACTTGTATCTGCTAATTTCAATCAAGTTACGCTTGTGATCAGGCCATACATCACGTGTATCATCCACGATCACCACTCCACGCTCATGAGCCAAAACTAAATCAAGCGTCTTCATGTAAGGACTCTCATCTCTTGTTATCACTCTTTCCCCGAAATAGATTTGCTTCGGATCAATCACGTCCAAGATGAATTTAGAGTAGTCGCGGTTACCCATTGTGTAAGCATACATTGTGAACATCTCATTAGCTTCTTTCAAGAACTCGCGAACATAAGGCCTTAGCTTTGTCAAGAACACCAAGGGATCACCTGGGGCTTTCCACTTGTACAGATCATCCCTTGTATTCGAATCCGCTTCTTCGATTAGATACTTCTCTGCTTGGGTGAGACGTGGAATACGAGTGGTGTGGAGAAGCGTGTGGTCCAAGTCAAGAACTAGATGAAGTTTCTTCTCGTTGGAACAAGAGACTAGTGTGGTAAGGTGTTTTGTCACCGCTACAGCCTCATGGCTTAGCTGTAAACCATGGGAAAGATAATCGAATGCTCTACCTTGAGATTCATCAACTGTTGATTTGCATGTGGTGCAGATTCCGTAACGGACAAACCAGTGACGACATCTACGAGAAGACGGCAAGTAAGAAGACGTGTTGATCACGGGTTCGATTCTTTGTCTTTTGGCTCTCTGTTCAAGAGAAATTTTCTCAACAAGGGACATGGTTTCGTCTCCGTTCGCTTGTAATAAACGTTCAAATATACAAAAACTAAAGTCGAGTATCAACAAAAGTAAAACCCTAGTTTGATCGCAAACCTGTAGAGAAGAATTGTAGAATCGAGTTATTTACTAATGGTTTTACAAGAACAAGTGGAGTCTCTCAGTCTGATATCGTTGTTTTTTTATAGAGAGAGGGGAGCGACTTTTTTGGAAAGTGTTGAAAAAAGGAAAGTCGTTATAAATAGTTGACCATTATGCCCTTAAATCTATTTGTTGTCTTGTGTTTTCCCTTTTTAGACCAATCCGTTGTCtgtgtgtttcctttttcttgGGAGCTCTCTCCAACTGTGCCGTGTTCTCCACGCGCAAACATTCCTAATTGACTACTTTCACCCTCTTTAGTCGTATCCTCATGAACCAATTAACAGGCCTGActtttactgttttttttcttttttgaaactaaGACTGACTTTTACTGTTTTACATGCCTTTCTGCTTATTTACGAATTTTTTTACTTCTAAATAAATGTGTTGATTAGTGAACTTACTATTTCTAATTTACTAGTCCCTctgttatttgaaaaaaaataaaaaattaacagaACATGTTTTATGTTTCCATTAGTTAATAATAGAATACAAACTTCACAAAAATTAAGTATACTTATTAGAATACTATTGGTCTACTGTGTTTTATGTTTGTAATTGTAGAATTGTGAGTTAAATAAAGGGAAGATGCATAATGTATTAGTATTAGACTATTAGTGTAAGGTGCTGGTGTTCTATCCTTTTCCACTGAGTCAATCTATTTGAACTTTCAGACATTGTTCCTGAGTCTTAGAGATGGTCACAAACAAGTAAATGCTTGAACCGCACACTTGAGTTTAGCAATCTTGTAATGCGAACCCAAGAGCATCATAACTAAACCACTTTAAAAAGATGGCTTTAGAGATATTATGCATATATCTTTTGTATTTGGTTTTGGGTTATAATTCTCTTTAACTGGGTCGATGTGAGAGAGTTTTAAGGCACGAAAGGTCTACCAAACCAATGTGAAACCTAGAACCAAAGCATATCCAAGTTCTGCAGCTAAGTAAAAATGAAGCATCATGATTCATGAACACAAGTTGTTCTTTTCATAGCTAAGAGTGTCCCAAAGATTCGATTGATAATTATTGGGAGATCAAGAAGATCTACCATATCAAAATTATGGAAATAcgaagataaaaaaatatctagGAATTTGAGACGATTTTAGAGTAACCTAGAAAGGTCAAGAAGAATAGAGGGAtaacatttatttaatatatcatTAAATACTAGTTTAAGAAATTAGGTTggtttattttctatataaatatatataagccGCCATGCTCAAAATCATTACTTTGGAACTTTTGCTATTCATATACAAAagctaaagttttttttatctcaacaagtttatgtttttcattcacgaaaacaaaattttgtgaTTAAATTCTCGCTTTCATAAGTTGTTTTTCTACTTCGCAATTGCGAATTACTACTTGGACAATCACAAGTTTTTGTCCCTTATTTGAAGAACCCTATACCCGATGATGACCCGAGCGGTCGGGTGTTGCTGCCAGTTTGACTCTAtgatttgaatataaacatcgTTTACCCGACGGTCGGGTGTTGCAGTCGATTTGACTATGTGATCGAGTATAAACATCACTTTATTTGCTTCAAGGTAGAGTATATTgctgatattttaaaaaattttgtaCATTTTCACGTGTTACAATATATGAGCTTGCACGAGGATATTGGAAAATCGAGAAAATCAACCATATCAAAATTATGGAAACATGcaaataattagaaaaaaatctaaaaagatCAAGACAAATCTATAGTAATTTAGAAAGGAcaagaagaataaaaaagtaaacatttttgtaatatattattCTATATTAGTTTAAGAAATCATATTGATTTAATCTCTATATAAGCATATGCATCTTGTAACATTATTTCTGTGATTTCTGTGAGAATCGAATAATATTTCTTCCAATTCATAAACTCTCATTAATTTGTCGATAATTGaatcaaaatatgttttaagttttaagACTTTTAGTCCTATTTTTCTGTATCATGCAGAAGTAAATACTAAAAATACATTCCTTTGTAGTTTCAAATTCTTTGAgcgatctatactattattacCCAAGAGATACTAAGATTAATGCAAaagaaatataagaaaatacacATATTCATCTCATATGGAATATGCTTTTAAGGTTTCTACTCAAAATAACTTTGCTTCTAAACCTCGATGAAACTTCTACAGAACAACAGATCTTTTTGTTGACACAGTTGAAGTCAATCAATCTCATATAGAATAATATGCTTTAGTttgtagaaaaaataaattggaTTCGCATTACACTTCTTATACATGAAACGGCGGCGGCGGGGATAAACAGATTTACaacaatttttataatatttttttttgacaaattaaaagattactTGTCAGACACGATTGAATGCTATCTCTTGTAACAGCAGCCTCACGTCCTTTGAGGCCAACTCTTCTCTAACCTTAAAGAATCTACGGTGAACTTCCTTTAGTATTCTAAAAACATCAACCAATCCACTCTTGCTTTCACTTTCGTCAGTCTTCTCCTCAGAGTAGTGTTGGCTTCTCTTCATTCTGAAGTACTTGTATCTGCTAATTACAATCAAATTACTCTTGTGATCAGGCCATACATCACGTGTATCATCCACAATCATCACTCCACGCTCATCCGCCAAAACCAAATCAAGCGTCTTCGTACAAGGACTCTCGTCTCTCGTTATCACTCTTTTACCGAAATAGAATCGATCCGGATCGATCAGCTCCAAGATGGCTTCGGCGTAGGAGCGAGTACCCATCGTGTAAACGTGCATGGTGAACATCTTGTTGGCTTCTCTCAAGAAATCTCTAAGGAGAGGCCTTAGCTTTACCAAGAAGTCACTTGATTTCAACTTCCACAGATCGTCCCTAGAACCCGCTTCGCCGATTAGATACCTCTCTGCTTCGGCGAGACGGTAAACTTTTTCGGCTTGGAGGAGCGTGTGGTCCAAGTCGAGGACCAAGTGGAGTTTCTGCTTGCCGAGGGAAGATGATAAAGTTTCGAGGCGTTTGGTTAACGCTACGGCGTCCTGGGTTAGCTGTAAACCGGGGGAAAGATATTCGAACGGTCTGCGGTAGAGGTCAAGTTCGTCGACGATCGAGTTGCAAGCGATGCAGATTCCGTGGAGAGAGACCGAGTGAAGACATGTGTTGGAAGACGGTGAGAAGGAGGTGTTGATCACCGCTTCGAGTACAGACATGGTTTCTCAAACAATATCAGAGGATTTGGTGGCGAATTCACGAAAACGAAGTCTGAGAAAGTAAAGCGTCGAATCGAGTTAAgaggaggaaaaaaaaattgtctcaCGCTTCTGGTC of the Brassica rapa cultivar Chiifu-401-42 chromosome A03, CAAS_Brap_v3.01, whole genome shotgun sequence genome contains:
- the LOC108871174 gene encoding RNA polymerase II C-terminal domain phosphatase-like 5, translated to MSVLEAVINTSFSPSSNTCLHSVSLHGICIACNSIVDELDLYRRPFEYLSPGLQLTQDAVALTKRLETLSSSLGKQKLHLVLDLDHTLLQAEKVYRLAEAERYLIGEAGSRDDLWKLKSSDFLVKLRPLLRDFLREANKMFTMHVYTMGTRSYAEAILELIDPDRFYFGKRVITRDESPCTKTLDLVLADERGVMIVDDTRDVWPDHKSNLIVISRYKYFRMKRSQHYSEEKTDESESKSGLVDVFRILKEVHRRFFKVREELASKDVRLLNNETMSLVEKISLEQRAKRQRIEPVINTSSYLPSSRRCRHWFVRYGICTTCKSTVDESQGRAFDYLSHGLQLSHEAVAVTKHLTTLVSCSNEKKLHLVLDLDHTLLHTTRIPRLTQAEKYLIEEADSNTRDDLYKWKAPGDPLVFLTKLRPYVREFLKEANEMFTMYAYTMGNRDYSKFILDVIDPKQIYFGERVITRDESPYMKTLDLVLAHERGVVIVDDTRDVWPDHKRNLIEISRYKYFRMNNSRHSKPYSEEKIDESEGNGGLANVLKLLKEVHCEFFRVADEKELESKDVRLLLQEIEFNRINKEYFIR